CGGGGTATAAGTGTTGGTGAGTAAAGTGCACTCGTCATGACTATATGTTTAAACTATACGACATGAAAAATTGTGTCCCCTAATGTATCAAAGCATTTGCGTTCATAAAACTTGAcacattctttttctttcagcATGACAAAAAAGAAGCATTATGTTGTCAAACCCACTTACATATATATGCAGTGAACAACAGTGACTGCAGATTATAGCAGATCCAGTGCAAAGCACACATTGGCTTATTCCAGGCACATTCGAGGTACATAGGTAGGCTCCTGTCTCACATTTCACGTGTCTTCAATGAAGCTCTGTCCACCGATCAAACAGGCAAGATTATAGTAGCAGAGAGGGAAAGGTGGTACTAGTTCACCTTTGAGAAAGCAGTTGGGACATGGGGCAAGATAAAGAAGAGAGAGTGTGTTTTGTCTCCCCTTTCTTTGCCCTGTCCCTCATTCTAAACGCTCCAAAGATTGCACACAAGTGTTGTGTTGTAACACTTTGAAGAACCCCAAATGACATCGGATTACTAGTTGCCTAAAAATTATTTGCATAACAATAATTCCCCCTATGCATGGATGTCCATAGTTTTTGCTTATAGTTCATAGTGCTTGCACAATGAAACTTATTGTGTTCATCAGTTTTTCTTTTTACGTTTCATTCTTTTATGATTCACATTATATTGATGTCAGACTTTTGCTATACGCAGGTGTTCAAGTGAACTTGACCATAAAAGAAACGAAAGATGAGGGCCTGCAGGTTGACATTCAGGATGTGCCGCTGACATCAACACCAGTGAAGCGACGACGTATCCTTGATGAACCCAGCTTTGCCGCCTCACCTATCTTGTCACCTGTTCCAAGCAATGTCGACACTACTGGCTCCTTATATCAACCAGATGAATTGACTCACACCTTAGACTCCACACTGGATGAGGATGATGAGTAAGGCAACTTTGGTTAAATTACCTGATTTTTGGTACCCTTACAGATGCAATGGATTATGGAAATTTTCAGAATAAGTTTGCGTGCAGTCTACCCCCACTTCACACATACATAAACTTTAACAGAGCCCTTACGCTTGCATTGGAAGGCTCAGAAGGTACTCAAAAAGTCAACAGAAGCAATTGGTTATATGGCATTGGTGCATGCTGAAATGGTAAGCTGTTGACTTGCATTTGCACTTTTGTCAACAGAAGCAGAGTAATCGTGCTACCAGATTGAATTACTGCGCAGCCTGTATATGCAATATTGAGCACTAGGCAGAACCCAcattctgcattttcttttacaGAGATGATGGAGACATGGGAGACGTTGAGCTGCCTGGCTATTACCTCATCTTCCACACATGTCTGATGGTGCTTTTGAAGCTGTGCCGCACATGCCTGTCCACTGCCTGCACCGTAAAACTACGACGCTCTGGGACACGCATAATAGCAAAGGTCGAATGCCCCAACATGCACACGTATACATGGTCAAGTCAACCTCTTGTTGGTGACAAGCCAAAAGGGAACATTGACTTGGCCACTGCGTTGCTGTTTTCTGGATCAAGTGTTGCCTCCAGCCTTCGAATGATGCGTCTCATGGGCGTCAAGGTTATAAGTGAACAGTGCTTCTTCAACTACCAGAAGGCGTACTTGCTCCCTGCTGTCAACATGGTGAGTGTGTAGAGCTGCTTTTAGTAGCATTAAAATAGAGCTCACCATAAAATATGTTCAAAGGAAATGAACTTTTGCAATGCGATTCTCACACAAACATAGTTCCTGTACTTCCCTAAATGGATTTTTTCCCTTGTTCTCTATTTTCCCTTGCTATTTCCAATAATGCATAAGCACACGCATCAGCAAATCCTCCTTTAATTTAACCTTTTCATAGCCCCATGCAAAATGTATCCCATAAGACATTCCACTGACATTTTTTCATAATAAAGTCGAGGAAATCTCGCTGTGAAAGGCAGCAACCAAGAAACAATGTGGTGTTTTGTTAGTGTGCAAACGTTGTGCAGTTTAAATTAAGAGCAATGGAGAATGCTGAATAGGAGACAACACAGCTGATTTGAAAATAGACCGCAGTCACATATAATGCATGTCATTCGATATTTTAACAAGTAGCCATGCAACAATAAAATTGGCAAAAAAGTCTGCTTCCTGGAGCATTCAGCAGCACATGTTCAGTTTCTGGATACCAATCTATGCACAAACAAGTGTTGCGATTGCTTGTAAATTAAATACAGCACTGAATATGCTTATTCACTACTGTGAAAAACAGACATCTGCCGAGTCTATTCTGATTTTGAAGTTTCGCTGTCTCACAGGTCTGGGATGAACATCAACGAGAGGTCATGGCATCACTTGAAGGCAGCATACAGCTTTGTGGCGATGGCAGATGTGATTCACCTGGCCACAGTGCCAAATTTATGACGTACACATTCCTCTGCCCGGACGCGAAGAAAATTGTGCACACAGAGCAGGTGCAAGTAAGGGAGGTAAGTAAGAAGAGTGTTAGAACTCACTTTATGAATTGGCCTCGTCTAAAGGAGTTTCAGCATGAGACTAAACTGTGCTTGAATTATTGTTTAAGCACTGAAGAAAAACGTGAGAGTAAATGTGTAGGAAATGTGTACGAAATAGGAGAACTGTCATGTACGCTGAAAAATTATTGGAAGCTACACACAGCTCTCGAAGGCTCCACATCTGTGGGAAAGAACTAGGGCCATGCACAGAAAACCACTTCAATACAACACAATATAATTAGTTTGCAGTGCACATTTATATGTCCATTTCTCCCATCCTGTTCTCAGCATCATGTAGCGTCCATGACACAATGACCACCTTTTGGTTGTACTAGCTATTTATGTAGGTAGCTCTACATGTTGAACTTGAGAACGGGCgtaccagcgaatacacaaggacacgtacacaaggaaaaggcgtCGGACACGGACGGACGCTGGGCTTTCAACTGTGCTTTATTAAATTACATTGCCGCACAACACTTTTGACGCATGCGCATCGTCATCTCCTCTCAAgacatgtacagtcaaccacaaaagtttgcggaccacgcgagcgcgtgccagactgcctatccgcgccacctagcggtacgccacctagcggcgacaggggcgctctcccggatatgagccctcttggtactcgcctgcctgttaattttttattcccgtgcatgacattgttagttcgttgtgttgacgcagagcgctgtctgcgataagaccgccacatatctggcttgatagcagtatcggagcaatcactgcaacctttgtcgactggtgtgccagtgggtagataagtttcacgaagcgctgcgacgatttttttacgcgacgtttactggcgcactttggttggcagcatcttggtccaatgagtgttgctgcttctgcgtcttgagagaaagggtggggaggtgtttcactgtcatcaaaaataaagaaaaagcggatgcatagaaaattttctttcacacataggcgcatcttcgcatcagtcgctgaaaacgtagtagacttgcttcaggccacgtggtgattgcctatttggaaagatgccgctgcgtgttccacttgacgaaagaaggcacattgtgcgtttatttatagagggaatacctcagcgcgaaatctgccgccgaaccaacaggagccggactgccgtgaataggattattcaagctttccgcgacgatgacagattcacagatatggagcgcagtgggcgtccaagggccacgactgaggaagaggaccgcctgattacggccgccatcgtggctgatccttttcaaagtgcagaggatatccgagaagcgctctcgctcacggtatcgtctgagactgtaagaagaaggctgagtgagcttggcctgcagtctttcgtagcagcacagaagccctgcctctcagacagccagctacaagaacgactcatgttcgctacagcaatgaaagattggacaacagagaaatggggcgatgtcatctttagcgacgagtcaactttttccacgcgctgggaccaacggaagcgggtctggcgtccactaaactgcaggtgtgtttaaagtgtattggcagttaattcacgaagctaattctgcatcacaacatgtttcacgtaaaatgagcttttggacattacgagatgtttctgtagtggtattatgttgaaaacattaacgattgtttcatagtactacttactctgaagctaattaaaagctgccagtgggtctttcagtactatctaatgatgtctgcacgttttctattgcaattctataacagcattataaagttcgtacgcaagaggaatcacaacatttttagacgcgccgctggaacccaattgtatgctatttcttgcagatatctgcctaattacacacagagtgttctatccagtggacggtgttctgTGAGCGCGTGGGGAGCAATcggcaaagatggccttggtccccttgtgcgtctggaagggcccttcactgcgtcacggtactgcgacgtcatcactagacacctcgttccgtatgcgcaggacggtcccttcagcgacggctgctatttttttcaacacgaccgcagcccgatccataaagcacgtatcgtccagtcattgctagaagaacatgctgtttgccagcttgagtgtcCTCCATGTGGCGCcaacttgaatcccatagaaaatgtctggggcatgttgaagaaacggctgtccacacgagccaaccgcggccgcacggccgatgcgctgtggcaagcgatcgcacaagaatgggaaagcctgcgcggtcgaccggagattactgaatctttgtacgagtcgatgcccacacgcatcaataaggtgctagaaaacggcggacatttcacttcctactagatcattgagagacctatgtttcatgacacttctgtaaatgtcttgtgaataaattcatccccttcagacacgaattatgatgcactgtctgcaaatgcgtcaaatgcgcatggcatcatttcaagacgctcactattacattccaagaaagaagacgaagcaatgtgctgttttgtgcgagttcagtaaaaaaaaattaattagcgtataactcattatctaattattctgaaatccgtcagcttcaatgcttgcataaaaagaatcaactattaggcccgaaacgcatgcacacttgcttttcggttgtattcgtgtcgaccggagaaaaaaaatactcttgacgttggtcttggaacgcggcacgtcgaacgattgtctaacatggtagtgtctccagcaaagtgatcatctgcagcaatacgcaggacaatgaagttaactgaccgctagttgtctcatcaggaagcggacacgaatgtgcacactgagttttaggtcatttgaagaaacacgtggcgtgggacgcgcctccgaagttcgagtccccaaacgaggacgccgtgtcgcaaagggttataaaaagagtcatcgcacccgattatttcttatttttctaaatgtaaccactatagcagcgcggtggttcgggctttgcgcagcaaaacctgggcgcaggcgatcaaatcccggccgctactgtcacttagcgatgggggaggaacggaaaaattctgcctactgactaagcatctgtgtcccatggctgcctcaccgctcactcacgcactcacgaaaaaaaaaacagcgtggctacgcgaaaatagaactgataacagccgaagaatacgctgtctgattacttgtaatgatattctgctctcaaaatataagcaagtagccctggctaacaaagagcgcgtcacgttgaaagagataggtagaaaatatttgcgcacagtgcgaaaatagacaggccatagatttaaggagggatgcgtcttcaacgtagcgctgctgtcgatcgctggtgacgtagcggaagtgtcgcgaagaggctcttggccacgcgctcgcgtggtccgcaaacttttgtggttgactgtacattatACATGTCCACCGTCCGTCCGTGTCTAAcgctttttccttgtgtacgcgtcCTTGTGTATTTGCTGGTACCCCCGATTTCAAGTtcatcatgcaccaactggcccaagagCTTGCGCTGATGCAGCTTTACATGTCCCTCTAATCTGCAGTAAGCATGACACTACAATGCCCTGTGTCCCTTCAGAAGCGAACTGAGCTCTGGAACTATTCAGCATCAATTAAATTTTTTCTAGTATTTCAACTGTCCCCTTGGCACCCTGAAGAGTTATTAACACCGTAATACCTGCATCATGAACGTACATTTACATGAGGCATTCAAGTTAGAAAATAGCACAGGGCCACTGGCTATGGCACCGCCTCATATTGCTTGCTTTTTACTGTAAAAGATTTGCTGTATCTATGCACAGCATAAGTACAGCTCCTTTAATCAAAGCAGGAGCTTCCCATGCAAGTCTATGTCCATATTTTTTTCAGAGCGATGAGATTACTTCAAGCACCCAAATGGAGAAAGAAGGTCTAATCAGAGGGCTTGCATTCTTAAGTGAACAAAATGTCAGCATTACAAGCTTGACAACAGACCGCCACCCGAGCATTAAAGATATATGAGGTTGCACCAAAGAGGCATCACGCACTGCTTTCATGTGTGGCATGTGGCAAAACGTACAAAAAATGTTTGTATGGCATACTTGTGAAATAATGTCTACATTTATTTCAGAGGGCTGCAGTGATTTTTAATGCCTGAGGTATGAGGCTGATTTTGACCTTCATTGGGATTTATAAACAAATGTGCATAACATGTGAAACTGCAATGATACTGCAGAACAAATCATTGAAAGTTCTCCATGATACAACTCTATGACACCTTAAACAGCGTAGACAACCCATTAATACTGACAGACTCACCTGGTGTTCCTACTACAGAGGCTTTGTTTATAATTGTGTTGCACCGTTTTAACATTGACAAAACGTAAGACACATGAAGGATGAAACACCATCTTTTTCTTGTGCCTTGGATTATTTCAGTGTAAAAACTCAGTACAACATAGTTATAAAGCCAttgtaacagaaaaaaaacaccaaGAGTATCTGTCAGTACTCACGAAATTACTACATTTCATGCTATGCGTTTGTGTCTTCCATTCTTTCAGTGTAAAGCCTCATTGCAACAAAATCATGAAAGTGCCCAGGATATCCCCGTCCATTGCGTTACTTGATGATTTTCTGCCTCTACAAAGTGCTATGGTTGTTGTGATTCACATACAGGTATCCGCAAAAAGATTACTGCTACATCAAGGAAAGGTGGTTCCAGTTCGCTCAAACAATCGATCCAGACAATTGTCAACCACCTCTACtggtgtgcgtgtgcatgtggtGACAATGCAGACCTGGTGGTGGCTGCATGGGGTAGTATTCTCAACCACACAGTCAACATCCACGAATGTCACAATGACCTTTTCCTCAGGTGCCTTCATGGACCTCCTCGCCGTATCTCATGACTCAGTGCAGGTAAGCAAAATCAACTGACAAATGCTGAACAGTTTCTTGCACGTCTTGTTAAAATATACCTTTTACAGCAAGAAATCTGTACACTACACACCGGGGGATGCCACAGGCAGGCTAGCATTGAACGCTTTCTGAAGTGCGAACAAGAAGGCGTCGACTATCAGCCATTACAGCAATATTGCGCTGAGAGGCTCGGGATCAACTAGTACTATTTATTTAAATATGaagaagaggagaaggaagatgTATTCTGTCATGAACTACAACAACTGTGTCAGAAATCTGAAACTGTGGGATGAGACCGTGTGGAGCTTTATCCTTCTCAACTACACAAAGAGTGCCTATGTTTATGACCGCACATGCTGCAAACCTTTCAACTAAGGTAAAACAATCTTAACAAGCAATGCTGGACAGCCAGTTGCTGACAACTTTTAGGCTAACACCACCTCCAACAACAAGACATTAACACTACCACAGGCACAAACTACAAAAAGGACATTTAAATTTCATAAGCATGCAAGTCAGCCTTGCATCGCGACGAATTTACGTGATAAACTTTAATTTCCATAGCAGCGAACTCAATGGAGAATAATAACTGGGCACAGCGAGTTTTCTTTCTGTGCAAGCGATCAAACAGCACGCAAGTGATCATTCAACCATCCGCAACATTTTCAACAACCCATGTGTGGATACATTTCGATCTGTGCTATAAGCAATCGGAAAACAATTGGTTCAATCCACATAAGAACAAACAGGAAGCCTTGATCATATTTTCGATTTTGATGATATTTACTTAGGCCCAGGTTTTCCTGACCCAGAACGATGCTTGTAAGCGTACTTTTGAAAAAAAGCCACGCCTTTGCCTGGAAGAAAACATGCAAATTTTGCGTGTTGAAAACCTTTTCTAGCAATATGGCAATTTCTTAACCTTAAGCGCAAATTTTTTTCATCACATTTTCCCCCACAAAGAATAAGTCAAGTGGAACCTTATGTGCCTTTTATTACACTTCGCGATGGAAGCAATTTCGAGAAACAAATCACACGCGACGTAGACGGCCCAAAATACCAGTAATTCAGGAATGTGTACCTGTAGACAGTTTAAACCGAGGGTAATAAAATTGGGTAGCTAttgactttttttatttttctttctatcaAAATAATTTCCATTCCTCTGCAAAGTGTTGTTAAACTGTTGCTCAGACATAAGTGGTTCCATAATGCGAGTAGTTTGACTTTCATGTACTAGGTCTGAGAAAAGCACATTATTTGTACAGCAAATACTTTCTCCCTTGCCACCAGGTTCTCCAGCATATAAGGCACTCAAGGCAATCGTGACATCACCTCTACTCCTCAAAGAGATACGTCAGCTGTCACCATCCGCACAGACGTACAGCCTTGAATCCTTTCATAGTGTGCTCAACGGCTTCGCACCAAAATCAACTGCATTCACATACGAATGCACGAAAGCTCGGTAGGGCAATTAGTTTATTTTTGAATCATCACTATTTACTATTATCCAATTTGGTGCAGTTACTTTCTGAAGGTTAACGCACTTCTTTCCTTCTAGGACATTGATAGCTGCTCTTCACTTTAATGCGAATACTGAGACAGCAGTTGCACACAGCTCATGGTGAAAGCCAGTGGCACACTAAGACCTCCAAGACGTCCTGCCTGGCATATCAGCCTACGAACTAAAAACTGCTGTAACGTTCTGTAAGTGCAGTTCAAACTCAGTATTAGAATTTTTTTGTTATTACGGTACTGTAGAGGGGTAATAGCTAATGACTTCTTCACATGCGCAAGAAATGCTACAACCTCAAAAGCCATCTTTTCACTGCCATCACTGCCGTAGCCAGCCACTTTTTTCAAACGGGAAAGGGGAAGGGGGTCAGGCTCTTGGCTGACTTGGGAGGAACTGGCACGCAAGTCTTGTCTCGCATCACTCGATGAGAGGTACCCTGTGGTAGAATGAAGTCGAGGGGGGTTGCACGGTGTGCCACTTCCTTGCTATACCCCTGACAGCCATATCTATATTTTTGTAAAATAACCAGTCAAACATTATGCACCATGCTAGGGTAAAGACAACAATATTCAGAGGTTACCATTCAAGAACACCTGTTTAATGCTAAAATTCCAACACTTGTACTATGCACTCGTCATTTCAGATAGAGTAAGGCATGTGCATAGGAGCACCAAGAGTTGAAACATGAGAAAAATTATATGCACAATAATATTATTATATAAAACAATTGTTCATATTGCCTAATTTCAGGCTACGTGCAGAGACTCACAAACCAAGTTTTGAATCTCTGCACATTCTACTCAAGTTTCCGGGAGGCCCTGGCACAAGCTCCCGCCAAGGCCCCACCAGCATATGCACCACCTGCTGAGCAAAGACCTTCAAAATCCGAATTAGTGGCTGCAAAAAAGGCGCGCTTTGCAAAGCACTGAAGAGCATAGTCTACATGTGGTTTGAGCCAAGTAGTATCGCAAACACAAAGGACATGCTGTGGGACTGTTTTGGCTGTTTTGGCTCTGGCACGAATGGAGCCAAAACCTTCGCATTACGATCCTGCAAGTGCTCTTTTTGACCGACATAGCCATTCCGAGGGTGGATACTGCATGGTATATTCCACTGGCTAAAGAGGCACGCACAGGAATGCTTACACACGTGATGTTTTCAGGGGCAGATTCAGTGCTGTGAACAAGCTGTGCTCCACTGCAAAGGCGTCATGGATGAGCAAATGCACACAGCTAATACCCTTGCCGAGTGGGGTACGCACGTGCAAACACTGCGAGTGTAGTTTTCGACTCACACAGTCTTGCATGGGATGTACACTGCACGGAACATTCGCCTTGCTAAAGAGGCACGCACAGGAATGCTGACACACGTGATGTTTGCAGGGGCAGATTTAGTGCTGCGAACATGCTGTGCTCCACTGCAAAGGTTGCATAGAAGAGCAGAGGTGCACAGCTGTTCCCCTTGCCAAGCAGGGTACGCACGTACAAACACTGCGAGTGCTGTTTTCGACCGACACAGTCGTGCTGAGGATGGATACTGCATGGAAGCTTCTTCCACTGGCGGACGAGGCACACACTGAATTGGTGACACGTAATGTTTGCAGGGGAAGATTTCCGGCTGTGAACAAGCTATGCTCCACTGCATAGGCGGCATGGAAGAACTGAGGCACACATCTGTTCCCCTTGACGAgcgggcagtggcgtagccagaaattttgttcggggggggctaaggttgcagcgcggcctcctccttatagaatttgtcgagggatcaaatgtataaataataactgcattgccaatttcattgtacaTTAGATGCtacaaacgaattattgaacgctatgcactgtccattaaaatatatATGTTTTTATAACAGGATATATTCGTATGGcccaaaaattctggcagaaataactgatatcaatgcttccgtgtttttttgtctaattaataagtaaagaaaacatcacatgaactttagaactattgacccctttcgcggagcagtttgttttagagaaacgagatggcgctcacggcggcgcgccatacctctcagcaaccgcgcacgaatacgaaaccattaccgattctaccttgcttctgtgcgatcagctgtcggaaatgcaactgagttttcgctaacacactgtgctccaatcatgctagattgaataatgtggattgaagacgtgtgcagtagtcggctgcaaaaatagtgactggcatgttaaggaataggatgaatctgtgtggcgaagttcgcggaccgctgctgcaactgtccgaacgtgttaccggcacttcatgatgtacggctttcctcgaggatacagaaatttgctcatccgccagccttgtatcgctaacctacaaagaaagggcttcatcaccagaacgtcggcaacagtgagtaccactcgtttaacaatgacaaagggagtagctccgcttcctgtcatagtaagttgcGCGCaggttatctatacacatctgtccaaatggcaggaacacttacgcccactctatcgccgacgtatcaagaataagtgaatggacgcacacttgaatatatgcgcactgtatacacacaataaatgacggactacacctatggcgcacaaatggtcgaagctgaatgtttcgtgacggcccacaagagtaagcaagttacaagc
This genomic stretch from Dermacentor silvarum isolate Dsil-2018 chromosome 2, BIME_Dsil_1.4, whole genome shotgun sequence harbors:
- the LOC125943396 gene encoding uncharacterized protein LOC125943396, with translation MPRVCSVEGCINGPRRLVRGSGSVDPTVSFHVVPRDEPRRSQWLSALPMIKRQKDEPEKQMSLGVPQRPVLSRAAVPSVSPSSNPLLVPLQQQAGGSVAIAESAIESDAAGAPVEIPTESDVAETERLQHDAATGPVGRHGEVLAAATGAAGLQTQKDSFQCPACGTTGRSVGHDKSVQVHVRGISVGVQVNLTIKETKDEGLQVDIQDVPLTSTPVKRRRILDEPSFAASPILSPVPSNVDTTGSLYQPDELTHTLDSTLDEDDEDDGDMGDVELPGYYLIFHTCLMVLLKLCRTCLSTACTVKLRRSGTRIIAKVECPNMHTYTWSSQPLVGDKPKGNIDLATALLFSGSSVASSLRMMRLMGVKVISEQCFFNYQKAYLLPAVNMVWDEHQREVMASLEGSIQLCGDGRCDSPGHSAKFMTYTFLCPDAKKIVHTEQVQVRESDEITSSTQMEKEGLIRGLAFLSEQNVSITSLTTDRHPSIKDI